The DNA window CACCCCAGCACATGCCAAAGCCCGCCGGCACAGAGAAGGAGGTACAGACTAACAAGAGTCGTTATTTTTGTCTGCCGGGTGTGCAATGGTTTTTCAACAGGATCAGCCGTCATTTCGGCTTCCGCCGGATTTACTGTTTTGAAAAGGAACCGGTCGTCCTTTCCAGGCGATGTGACCTAACCAGTAATAATAAAACGAGGTGAGGCCGACGAGAATGGTCGCGAAAATGCTGATGGGGTGGAGCACGATGCTGTAAAAGGGCGGTTGTTTGAATTTGGCCGCCACCATGAAACGGATGAGGATGTTGATCCCCACGGCCGGCAGCGCATAGGGCCGCAACAGGGGGTACAACAGAAGCAGATATGGGACGATAAAGATGAAAAAGAGAAATCCGATGAACAGAAAATAGGGCAGAGCCTGAAAATTCATCAGGCCGAAAGCGTTTTTGGCAAAGCCGAACCACACCTCTTTCGCTCCGGTGTACATGCGGCCGAACACCGCATCGCGGCCCGAGGCGGTGAGGGTTCTGAGCCCCAGCTGTTTGGCCCTGCGGCTGAGCGCCGTATCTTCGACGATGTGACCCCGCACCGAAGCGTGACCGCCCATCCGGTCATAGCCCCGTTGGGTAAAGGCGATCCACTGTCCGTTGGCGGCGGAGAGAGAGGCAAACCGGCTGTGATAGGTCAACCACAGCGGCAGCAGACTGTAGACAAACAGATCAAACACGGGCACAATC is part of the bacterium genome and encodes:
- a CDS encoding glycosyltransferase; translation: MIHILIALYMMLALIFIVALFNALTAPMVKNGPKPVRTPRVSVLVPARNEERSIQTCLAALCSQDYPDLEIIVLDDHSQDKTAQLVVGYAEIDKPIRLIQGKSLPKAWTGKNWACHQLSHEAQGAILIFTDADNFYAPYAVSRTVGWMQKLDLDLFSAFPQQITQTWAEKLIVPVFDLFVYSLLPLWLTYHSRFASLSAANGQWIAFTQRGYDRMGGHASVRGHIVEDTALSRRAKQLGLRTLTASGRDAVFGRMYTGAKEVWFGFAKNAFGLMNFQALPYFLFIGFLFFIFIVPYLLLLYPLLRPYALPAVGINILIRFMVAAKFKQPPFYSIVLHPISIFATILVGLTSFYYYWLGHIAWKGRPVPFQNSKSGGSRNDG